A stretch of Mucilaginibacter terrae DNA encodes these proteins:
- a CDS encoding glycosyl hydrolase 115 family protein: MKKILNCLAALIITLIAASHSNAQNSNTYISAKKVPGTFPLAAAGRVAPLWVSNADYPGVIRAVKDLQTDVKAVTQSSPQLLSNASGSKQVVIIGTIGKSPVIDQLIKNKKLNVSGIAGKWETFLLQTVQHPMPGVEQALVIAGSDKRGTIYGIYDLSAQIGVSPWYWWADVPAKQQKNLHVLPGRHTMGEPAVKYRGIFINDEAPAFSGWTKEKFGGFNSKMYAKMFELILRLKGNYLWPAMWGNAFNTDDPANRATADEYGIVMGTSHHEPMDRAQQEWKQFGKGDWNYNTNGEVLRDFWRKGIEGMGNAETLVTIGMRGDGDMAMEQGTNISLLEKIVADQRKIIADVTQKPAEQTPQVWALYKEVQDYYDKGMRVPDDVTLLLCDDNWGNIRKLPQPGEKPRKGGFGIYYHFDYVGGPRNYKWLNTNPIAKVWEQMHLAYEHNARQLWIVNVGDLKPMEFPISFFLDYAWNPEKLPANCLQEYTRQWAAQQFGEKHSVEIASMLSLYTKYNGRRKPELLNTDTYSLTNYREFERVVTDYNNLKKQAEKLNEQIPQTYRDAYYQLVLHPIQACANLNEMYYETNLNLWYANQGRAAANDKAAKVKALFARDAEISKYYNTQLANGKWNHMMDQTHISYTYWQQPPVNKIPDVKEIKVPEKAFMCLSVEGSGNWWPLSATHPALPAFSKYGPKSYYIEIFNRGAQPFTFKATPSVPWLKITPAQGTVDMQQRIEVSVDWAKAPASAWNETIRLKGSEGGDITVKAQSDKAFAQVPTQGFVQSNGYIAIDAHHYSKAISSSTIKWLSLPDHGRTSSAVTPTPVTAPLQTPGGNSPYLEYMVNLADTGLIELNAYLSPTIDFSGSKKLQYAVSIDDEKPQIFHLNADSSPRVWNKAVSENIIIQKSKHNIQKPGVHTVKFWMVSPAVVLQRMILNINNGLQPSYLGPPESQNL, encoded by the coding sequence ATGAAGAAGATACTTAACTGTCTTGCAGCATTAATCATCACGCTTATAGCAGCATCACATAGCAATGCCCAGAATAGCAACACATATATATCTGCTAAAAAGGTACCGGGTACTTTCCCTTTGGCGGCGGCGGGCAGGGTGGCTCCGCTTTGGGTAAGTAATGCCGACTATCCGGGTGTTATACGTGCTGTAAAAGATTTACAGACTGATGTTAAGGCAGTTACTCAATCCTCTCCGCAATTGCTCAGCAATGCATCGGGTTCAAAACAGGTTGTAATTATTGGCACCATTGGCAAAAGCCCGGTTATTGATCAGCTTATTAAAAACAAAAAACTGAATGTAAGCGGTATTGCAGGTAAATGGGAAACATTTTTGTTGCAAACAGTTCAACACCCCATGCCGGGTGTTGAACAAGCACTTGTTATAGCCGGTAGCGATAAACGCGGAACTATTTATGGTATTTATGATCTTTCGGCGCAAATTGGAGTATCGCCCTGGTATTGGTGGGCTGATGTACCGGCTAAGCAACAAAAGAATCTACACGTATTGCCCGGACGCCATACCATGGGCGAACCGGCCGTAAAATACCGCGGTATATTTATTAATGATGAAGCGCCGGCATTTTCGGGGTGGACCAAGGAGAAATTCGGAGGTTTTAACAGCAAAATGTACGCTAAAATGTTCGAGCTTATTCTTCGCCTGAAAGGCAATTACCTTTGGCCTGCTATGTGGGGAAATGCCTTTAATACCGACGATCCGGCAAACCGTGCCACTGCCGATGAATATGGTATTGTAATGGGCACATCGCACCATGAGCCCATGGACCGCGCCCAGCAGGAATGGAAACAATTTGGCAAAGGCGACTGGAACTACAATACTAATGGCGAGGTTTTACGCGATTTTTGGCGTAAAGGCATCGAAGGCATGGGCAATGCCGAGACCTTGGTAACCATAGGCATGCGCGGCGACGGGGACATGGCCATGGAACAGGGCACCAATATTTCCCTGCTTGAAAAAATTGTAGCCGACCAGCGCAAAATCATAGCAGATGTAACCCAAAAGCCAGCCGAACAAACACCCCAGGTTTGGGCCCTGTACAAAGAAGTACAGGATTATTACGATAAAGGTATGCGCGTACCCGATGATGTAACCCTGCTGCTGTGCGACGATAACTGGGGCAACATACGCAAACTGCCCCAACCGGGCGAAAAGCCACGCAAAGGCGGCTTTGGTATTTACTACCACTTTGATTACGTGGGCGGTCCGCGAAATTATAAATGGTTAAATACCAACCCAATTGCTAAGGTATGGGAGCAAATGCACCTGGCCTATGAGCACAACGCACGCCAGTTATGGATAGTAAACGTTGGCGATTTAAAACCAATGGAATTTCCCATTTCATTTTTTTTAGATTATGCCTGGAACCCCGAAAAGCTGCCGGCCAACTGTTTACAGGAATATACCCGGCAATGGGCTGCGCAACAATTTGGCGAAAAGCACTCGGTCGAGATTGCCAGTATGTTATCTCTCTATACCAAATACAATGGCCGGCGCAAGCCCGAATTATTAAATACTGATACGTACAGCCTAACCAATTACAGGGAATTTGAGCGCGTGGTTACTGATTACAATAACCTGAAAAAACAAGCGGAGAAGTTAAATGAGCAAATTCCTCAAACGTATAGGGATGCTTATTATCAATTGGTTTTACACCCCATACAGGCTTGTGCCAATCTTAACGAAATGTATTATGAAACTAACCTGAACCTCTGGTACGCTAACCAGGGCAGGGCGGCTGCTAATGATAAGGCTGCTAAAGTAAAAGCACTGTTTGCCCGTGATGCAGAAATTTCGAAATACTATAACACCCAATTAGCTAATGGCAAATGGAACCATATGATGGATCAAACCCACATCAGTTATACCTATTGGCAGCAACCACCAGTTAATAAGATACCCGATGTTAAAGAAATTAAAGTGCCCGAAAAAGCATTTATGTGCTTATCGGTAGAGGGTTCGGGTAACTGGTGGCCATTGTCGGCAACGCACCCTGCACTTCCGGCATTTAGCAAATACGGGCCAAAAAGCTATTACATAGAGATTTTTAATCGTGGTGCCCAACCATTTACTTTTAAAGCCACACCATCCGTACCATGGCTTAAAATTACGCCGGCACAAGGCACAGTTGATATGCAACAACGCATCGAAGTTTCGGTTGATTGGGCTAAAGCCCCGGCATCGGCCTGGAATGAAACTATCCGGCTTAAAGGATCGGAAGGTGGAGATATTACAGTAAAAGCACAGTCGGATAAAGCATTTGCCCAAGTCCCTACCCAGGGGTTTGTACAAAGTAATGGCTACATTGCCATTGATGCCCACCATTATAGCAAAGCCATCAGTTCATCAACCATTAAGTGGCTTAGCCTTCCCGATCATGGTCGTACCTCCTCGGCTGTAACACCAACGCCTGTTACCGCACCGCTCCAAACGCCGGGCGGTAATAGCCCGTATTTAGAGTATATGGTTAATTTGGCCGATACTGGATTGATAGAATTAAACGCTTACCTGTCTCCTACTATTGATTTCAGCGGTAGCAAAAAGCTGCAATATGCGGTATCCATCGACGATGAAAAACCACAAATTTTTCATCTGAATGCCGATTCATCACCCAGGGTATGGAACAAAGCCGTGTCGGAGAATATTATCATCCAAAAGTCTAAACATAATATTCAAAAGCCCGGAGTGCATACCGTAAAGTTTTGGATGGTTAGCCCCGCAGTGGTTCTACAGCGTATGATATTGAATATTAATAACGGTTTACAGCCTTCATATTTAGGTCCGCCAGAGAGCCAGAATTTATAA
- the yiaA gene encoding inner membrane protein YiaA: MEPLQKRTDENLNMVQYGEKGRNPFKPTGAFIGASWFALLTGTVAYCIGLWNATMELNEKGYYFTILLFGLFAVISVQKSVRDRAEGLAVTDLYYGLSWFATIASMVLLTIGLWNAGIARSEKGFYAMAFCLSMFSAIAVQKNTRDAKLLADKEL; the protein is encoded by the coding sequence ATGGAACCGCTACAAAAAAGAACAGACGAAAATTTAAACATGGTACAATACGGTGAAAAAGGTAGAAATCCTTTTAAACCAACAGGCGCATTTATAGGGGCCTCGTGGTTTGCCTTATTAACCGGTACCGTGGCCTATTGTATAGGCTTGTGGAATGCCACTATGGAGTTGAACGAAAAGGGTTATTATTTTACCATATTACTATTTGGCTTGTTTGCAGTAATCTCGGTGCAAAAAAGCGTTAGAGACAGGGCCGAGGGACTTGCTGTAACAGACCTTTATTACGGCCTAAGTTGGTTTGCCACTATAGCATCGATGGTATTATTAACCATTGGCCTGTGGAATGCCGGCATAGCCCGAAGCGAGAAAGGCTTTTACGCCATGGCATTCTGCCTTAGCATGTTTTCGGCTATTGCAGTACAAAAAAATACCCGCGACGCAAAATTATTGGCCGATAAAGAACTGTAA
- a CDS encoding sulfatase-like hydrolase/transferase — translation MKRTGVFIMAMLAVLSVKAQRPNIVFILADDLGYGDVGVYGQKKIQTPNIDILAREGAKLTDFYAGAPVCSPSRGSLLTGLNTGHATIRGNMTITGGKPGGKAGKIVYRANLLPGEATIGTLLQRAGYTTGLMGKWHVDGFDSLATPLQHGFHDFSGWLIAYPETYSSTYWPGHWYRNGNIVDIPQNLNGKKEYYVSELITDDAIKFMNKHKGDNKPFFVMVNHSNPHSPLDAPLNTIYEKQDWPAGPKTYAAMVSYLDNSVGRIKKYLIDNGLDKNTIIIFCSDNGPRSEPTPALTAIAQFFDSGGPLQGYKRDLTEGGIRIPMIVWNKKLVGSGRTITVPGYFADIMPTFAGLANYKSTIKTDGTNLSPFLLNKQKVAKDRFLYWEFFEDGFTQAVRYGKWKAIIKAGKLSLFDLEKDIHEDNDISAQNVAVVAKIKSYLTTARTDSPYWPVK, via the coding sequence ATGAAAAGAACGGGTGTATTTATAATGGCCATGCTTGCTGTTTTAAGCGTAAAAGCACAAAGGCCAAACATCGTATTTATATTGGCCGATGATTTAGGCTATGGTGATGTAGGTGTATATGGACAAAAGAAAATTCAAACGCCAAACATTGATATTTTAGCCCGTGAAGGTGCAAAGCTAACCGATTTTTATGCAGGTGCGCCGGTATGCTCACCGTCGCGTGGTTCGCTGCTTACAGGCTTAAACACAGGGCATGCAACCATCCGAGGCAATATGACAATTACCGGAGGAAAACCGGGTGGAAAAGCAGGCAAAATAGTTTACAGAGCTAATTTACTGCCCGGAGAGGCCACTATTGGCACCCTGTTGCAAAGAGCCGGATATACAACCGGCTTAATGGGCAAATGGCATGTTGATGGTTTTGATTCATTGGCCACACCGTTACAGCATGGCTTTCATGATTTTTCGGGCTGGCTTATTGCCTATCCCGAAACCTATTCAAGCACCTACTGGCCCGGCCACTGGTACCGTAACGGCAACATTGTTGATATACCACAAAATCTTAATGGTAAAAAGGAATATTATGTGAGTGAGCTGATCACTGATGATGCCATAAAATTCATGAACAAGCATAAGGGCGATAACAAACCATTTTTTGTAATGGTGAACCATTCTAACCCACACTCTCCGTTAGATGCGCCTTTAAATACTATTTACGAAAAGCAGGATTGGCCAGCAGGGCCCAAAACTTATGCTGCCATGGTAAGTTACCTTGATAATTCGGTAGGGCGTATTAAGAAGTATTTGATCGATAACGGGCTCGATAAAAACACGATCATAATATTTTGCTCGGATAATGGCCCGCGCTCAGAGCCTACACCCGCACTTACCGCTATTGCCCAATTCTTTGATTCGGGCGGCCCATTGCAAGGGTATAAGCGCGATTTAACAGAAGGTGGTATACGCATACCAATGATTGTATGGAACAAAAAACTGGTTGGCAGCGGCCGCACCATTACTGTACCCGGATATTTTGCCGATATAATGCCAACTTTTGCAGGGCTGGCAAATTATAAATCTACCATAAAAACCGACGGTACCAATCTGTCGCCATTTTTACTGAACAAGCAAAAAGTGGCCAAAGACCGCTTTTTGTACTGGGAGTTTTTTGAAGATGGTTTTACACAAGCTGTACGTTATGGCAAATGGAAAGCCATTATAAAAGCCGGTAAATTATCATTATTCGATCTGGAAAAAGACATTCATGAAGACAATGATATTTCGGCTCAAAATGTAGCTGTTGTAGCTAAAATTAAAAGTTATCTTACAACTGCACGTACCGATTCTCCTTATTGGCCGGTAAAATAA
- a CDS encoding glycoside hydrolase family 43 protein, translated as MILKTSGKLMLATVTMAAFVSSCQQKSAKQVNSETESKVDSGKKEYLSQPLISSIYTADPSAHVFNGKIYIYPSHDVESGIKENDNGDHFNMRDYHILSMDSIGGKVTDHGVALDIKDIPWAGRQLWAPDVAFKDGTYYLYFPLKDKNDVFAIGVATSKNPAGPFKAEPKPIPGSFSIDPAVFTDDDGSTYMYFGGIWGGQLQRWKEGKYDANGSKTDLQRDDAPALNCKVAKLKPNMKEFDGAVKDAAIIDSAGKPILGKDHNRRFFEGSWMHKFNGKYFFTYSTGDTHLLAYAIGDKPIGPFVYAGTFMQPVEGWTTHHSIIEIKGKWYIFYHDTQLSGKTHLRNVKVTELNHTPDGKIEMIYPNK; from the coding sequence ATGATATTAAAAACATCCGGAAAGTTGATGCTGGCTACAGTAACCATGGCCGCATTTGTATCATCGTGTCAGCAAAAAAGCGCTAAGCAAGTTAATAGCGAAACCGAAAGTAAAGTGGATAGCGGCAAAAAGGAATATCTTTCGCAGCCGTTGATCAGCTCTATTTACACGGCCGATCCATCAGCTCATGTATTTAATGGAAAAATTTATATCTATCCCTCGCACGACGTAGAATCGGGTATAAAAGAGAATGATAACGGGGACCATTTTAATATGCGGGATTATCACATCCTGTCGATGGATAGTATTGGCGGCAAGGTAACCGATCATGGCGTGGCGCTTGATATTAAAGATATTCCGTGGGCCGGTCGTCAGCTATGGGCACCTGATGTGGCTTTTAAAGATGGTACCTATTACCTGTATTTTCCATTAAAAGATAAAAACGATGTTTTTGCAATAGGGGTGGCTACTTCTAAAAACCCTGCGGGGCCTTTTAAAGCCGAGCCTAAACCTATACCGGGCAGCTTTAGTATTGACCCAGCTGTGTTTACCGATGATGACGGCAGCACTTATATGTATTTTGGCGGTATATGGGGTGGTCAGCTACAACGCTGGAAAGAGGGTAAATATGATGCCAATGGTTCGAAAACCGATTTACAACGGGATGATGCACCCGCCCTGAATTGTAAAGTAGCCAAGCTTAAACCAAACATGAAAGAGTTTGACGGAGCGGTTAAAGATGCTGCAATTATTGACAGTGCTGGCAAACCAATTTTGGGAAAAGACCATAATCGCCGTTTTTTTGAGGGATCGTGGATGCACAAGTTTAACGGCAAATATTTCTTTACTTATTCAACCGGTGATACCCATTTACTTGCCTATGCCATAGGTGACAAACCTATAGGTCCGTTTGTTTATGCCGGTACTTTTATGCAACCGGTAGAGGGCTGGACAACGCACCATTCTATTATTGAGATTAAAGGCAAATGGTACATTTTTTATCACGACACTCAACTGTCGGGCAAAACTCATTTGCGTAATGTTAAGGTAACTGAGCTTAACCACACCCCTGATGGAAAAATTGAGATGATATACCCCAATAAATAA
- a CDS encoding sialate O-acetylesterase codes for MHKFFKALPCLLICHSLAVAQVRLPQLISDGMVLQRNKPINLWGWAQTGEKVTLKFAGKTYRTITGTDGKWTIQAKALKAGGPYTLTINASNHITLNDILIGDVWFCSGQSNMALLVSRVKERFPDEIKSADYPQIRNFFIPTVSDVSKIYDDLPPGKWLAATPQQVLSFGATSWFFAKKIYQKYRVPIGIINSSVGGTPAQAWISDDGIKQIPAYASRLEQLHNTRYLDSIKSIKPPENPNPVTSKTDEGLNGALPWFDVNYKPENWKPFWLPGYWADQGIRNLNGIVWFRKEVDIPAELAQKPATLFVGRIIDADETYINGKKVGNITYQYPPRIYPLPQDKKLLHAGKNVITVRVINYSGKGGFVPDKTYALAFGKDTIDLRGNWQYKVGQAFTPAYSNYKPFSAQDEPTGLYNTMVAPAINYGIKGFVWYQGETNAGKPQEYDLLLKTLITNWRSKWKDDKLPFIYAQLPNFMEEQYLPSSSQWAEMREAQAKALSMPATGMAVTIDAGEWNDIHPLDKKTVGERLAIAAEKVAYGEQKIVSSGPILLSSKINDREIILTFSNTGSGLVAKGGGKLRYFAIAGDDKRFIWADARIEGNTVIVSNDKIIQPKFVRYAWADNPDGANLYNIEGLPASPFRTDGL; via the coding sequence ATGCATAAATTTTTCAAGGCCCTCCCCTGCCTGCTCATTTGCCATTCGTTGGCAGTGGCACAGGTACGTTTACCACAGCTAATAAGCGATGGTATGGTTTTACAGCGTAATAAACCCATTAACTTATGGGGATGGGCGCAAACCGGCGAGAAAGTAACCCTGAAATTTGCCGGTAAAACCTACCGCACCATTACCGGTACTGATGGCAAGTGGACCATACAAGCCAAGGCCCTGAAAGCAGGCGGTCCGTACACGCTCACTATTAATGCAAGTAACCACATAACGCTGAACGATATTTTAATTGGCGATGTATGGTTTTGCTCCGGCCAATCAAATATGGCATTGCTCGTGAGCCGGGTAAAGGAGCGTTTCCCTGATGAAATTAAATCAGCTGATTATCCTCAGATACGTAATTTCTTTATTCCAACGGTATCTGACGTAAGCAAAATATATGATGACCTCCCGCCGGGAAAATGGTTAGCGGCAACACCGCAGCAGGTATTATCATTTGGGGCTACCTCATGGTTTTTTGCTAAAAAAATTTATCAAAAGTACCGGGTGCCTATTGGCATTATAAACTCCAGCGTGGGTGGCACACCGGCACAAGCCTGGATAAGCGATGATGGAATTAAACAAATTCCGGCGTATGCATCCCGGCTTGAGCAATTACACAACACCCGTTATTTGGATAGTATTAAAAGCATTAAGCCCCCTGAAAATCCTAACCCGGTTACCTCAAAAACTGATGAAGGGCTTAACGGCGCATTACCCTGGTTTGATGTAAACTATAAACCTGAAAACTGGAAGCCCTTTTGGCTACCCGGATATTGGGCCGACCAGGGCATCAGGAATTTAAATGGCATAGTATGGTTCAGAAAAGAAGTTGATATACCGGCAGAGTTAGCGCAAAAACCGGCTACCTTGTTTGTAGGCCGAATTATTGATGCCGATGAAACCTATATAAATGGCAAAAAGGTTGGCAATATTACATATCAATACCCGCCCCGCATTTATCCTTTGCCGCAGGATAAAAAACTCCTGCATGCGGGCAAAAATGTGATAACGGTACGTGTAATCAATTACTCGGGTAAGGGTGGCTTTGTGCCCGATAAAACATATGCTTTAGCCTTTGGCAAAGATACTATTGACCTGCGCGGCAATTGGCAGTATAAAGTTGGACAGGCATTTACCCCGGCTTACAGCAACTACAAACCGTTTTCGGCACAGGATGAGCCTACCGGCTTATACAACACCATGGTTGCCCCGGCAATTAATTATGGCATAAAAGGCTTTGTATGGTACCAGGGCGAAACAAATGCCGGCAAACCACAGGAATATGACTTACTGCTAAAAACATTAATTACCAACTGGCGCAGTAAATGGAAAGATGATAAACTGCCGTTTATATACGCTCAACTACCTAACTTTATGGAGGAGCAATACCTGCCCTCAAGCAGCCAATGGGCCGAAATGCGCGAAGCACAGGCAAAAGCGCTTAGCATGCCCGCCACCGGCATGGCCGTAACCATTGATGCCGGCGAATGGAATGATATACATCCGCTCGATAAAAAAACAGTAGGCGAACGCCTTGCCATTGCTGCAGAGAAAGTAGCATACGGCGAACAAAAAATTGTCAGCTCTGGCCCTATCCTGCTTTCATCAAAAATTAACGACCGCGAGATCATACTTACTTTTAGCAATACGGGCAGTGGCCTGGTAGCTAAAGGCGGTGGCAAGCTCAGGTATTTTGCTATTGCCGGTGATGATAAAAGATTTATTTGGGCCGATGCACGCATTGAGGGCAATACGGTAATTGTATCTAACGATAAAATTATCCAGCCCAAATTTGTACGTTATGCATGGGCCGATAACCCTGATGGAGCTAACCTTTACAATATAGAGGGTTTGCCTGCATCACCATTCCGTACTGATGGTTTATAA
- a CDS encoding glycoside hydrolase family 16 protein, giving the protein MLKTNLLSILLVTTIFPAVVNAQSKNNGYKLVWSDEFNTPGAPNPKNWTYEKGFVRNNELQWYITQENAVCKNGKLIIEARRDTTANPNYEQGSKDWRKARSTKGYTSASLKTSGLQSWQYGRFEMKARIDTAVGLWPAFWTLGVNGQWPSCGEIDIMEYYQEKILANIACGTLTRYKAKWFSNTKQISSFADKQWSSKFHVWRMDWDEQQISLFVDDLLLTKVSLDELNNANGNPPNPFKQPHYILINLALGGDNGGDPSKTSFPRKYEIDYVRVYQKIQKN; this is encoded by the coding sequence ATGCTAAAAACAAATCTATTGTCCATTCTACTGGTTACTACTATTTTCCCTGCTGTGGTAAATGCTCAATCAAAAAACAACGGTTACAAACTGGTATGGAGCGACGAGTTTAACACGCCCGGTGCTCCCAATCCTAAAAACTGGACCTATGAAAAAGGATTTGTAAGAAATAATGAACTACAATGGTACATCACCCAGGAAAATGCCGTTTGTAAAAACGGAAAACTAATTATTGAAGCCCGGCGCGATACAACCGCTAATCCTAATTATGAACAAGGTTCAAAAGACTGGCGTAAAGCAAGGTCTACTAAAGGATATACCTCGGCCAGTTTAAAAACATCGGGACTACAATCATGGCAATATGGCCGCTTTGAAATGAAAGCCAGGATCGATACCGCCGTTGGCTTATGGCCTGCCTTCTGGACTTTAGGTGTAAACGGCCAATGGCCCTCATGCGGCGAAATTGACATTATGGAGTATTACCAGGAGAAAATTTTGGCCAATATAGCCTGCGGCACCTTAACCCGCTACAAGGCCAAGTGGTTCAGCAATACCAAACAAATTTCAAGCTTTGCCGATAAACAGTGGAGCAGCAAATTCCATGTATGGCGAATGGATTGGGATGAGCAGCAAATAAGCCTCTTTGTTGACGACCTTTTGCTCACCAAAGTATCGTTAGATGAGCTAAATAATGCTAACGGGAATCCGCCCAATCCTTTCAAGCAGCCACATTATATTTTAATTAACCTGGCCTTAGGTGGAGATAATGGCGGCGACCCGTCGAAAACCAGTTTCCCCAGAAAGTACGAGATTGATTACGTACGCGTGTACCAAAAAATACAAAAAAATTAA
- a CDS encoding glycoside hydrolase family 88/105 protein, producing MKHLPYKAAVITTFLTITISSLCAAQKKANSTQSAQEVVNIIHKVNRYWQAGHPEHGRPFWDNAVYHTGNMEAYKLTKDKAYLNYSIAWAEHNEWKGAKSNDRSKWLSNYGETDQHVLFGDWQICFQTYADLYNLAPQSIKIKRAREVMEYQMQTPKNDYWFWVDALYMVMPTMTKLYNITRNPLYLEKMHNYVQSTDSVMYDSNENLYYRDKKYLYPQHKTNNGRKDFWARGDGWALAAYAKVLAELPKTDKHRAGYVDKFKKMAKAVAACQQPEGYWTRSMFDPQQAPGPETSGTALFSYGILWGINNGLLDRATYEPVVKKSWKYLSTVALQPDGKVGYIQPIGEKAIPGQIVDANSTYNFGVGVYLLAACEEVKFLKKRK from the coding sequence ATGAAACATCTACCCTATAAAGCTGCAGTTATAACAACATTTTTAACCATAACTATATCAAGCTTATGCGCAGCGCAAAAAAAAGCTAATTCCACGCAATCGGCTCAAGAGGTTGTGAATATCATACATAAAGTAAACCGTTACTGGCAGGCCGGGCACCCCGAACATGGTCGTCCGTTTTGGGATAACGCCGTTTACCATACGGGCAACATGGAAGCCTATAAACTAACTAAAGATAAAGCCTACCTGAACTACTCTATTGCCTGGGCCGAACATAATGAATGGAAAGGCGCAAAATCAAACGACCGCAGCAAATGGCTCAGTAATTATGGCGAAACGGATCAGCATGTATTGTTTGGCGACTGGCAAATATGCTTTCAAACCTATGCCGATCTTTACAACTTAGCACCGCAGTCCATTAAAATTAAACGCGCCCGCGAGGTGATGGAATACCAAATGCAAACCCCAAAAAACGATTACTGGTTTTGGGTTGATGCCTTGTACATGGTTATGCCCACCATGACCAAACTTTATAATATAACCCGTAACCCGCTGTATCTCGAAAAAATGCACAACTATGTACAATCAACTGATAGTGTGATGTACGATAGCAATGAAAACCTGTATTACAGAGATAAGAAGTATTTATATCCTCAACACAAAACCAATAATGGCCGCAAAGATTTTTGGGCACGTGGCGATGGCTGGGCACTTGCTGCTTATGCCAAAGTATTAGCCGAATTACCAAAAACTGATAAACACCGCGCCGGATATGTAGATAAATTTAAAAAAATGGCTAAAGCTGTAGCAGCCTGCCAACAGCCCGAAGGTTACTGGACACGAAGCATGTTTGACCCACAGCAAGCCCCCGGCCCCGAAACCAGTGGCACCGCACTATTTTCCTATGGCATTTTATGGGGAATAAACAACGGACTACTCGATAGGGCAACTTATGAACCTGTTGTAAAAAAATCGTGGAAGTATCTTAGTACGGTTGCCCTGCAACCCGATGGTAAAGTAGGCTACATTCAACCCATTGGCGAAAAAGCCATACCGGGGCAAATAGTTGATGCAAACTCAACCTATAATTTTGGTGTAGGCGTTTATTTGCTGGCAGCTTGCGAGGAGGTGAAATTTTTGAAAAAGCGTAAATAA